A genomic window from Sporosarcina sp. Marseille-Q4063 includes:
- a CDS encoding F510_1955 family glycosylhydrolase encodes MKKIRVFMGLLALAAILSACNKESETYLFGKVKNSKFEHLHGLGYINGGPEIVISTHDGLYEYDKDGWKEANSEKHDYMGFQAIREGFFSSGHPEPGSDYKNPLGLVKSTNRGASFDKLAFYGEIDFHYLAAGYDSNAIYVLNEMPTEEMTGGLHYTLDEGTTWNEATMNGFNSEFISNLAAHPSQKEMIAIGSKDGIFLSKDYGENFELFNNVNMVLSVTLTENGGYYSSYENETVQLKTFTFGNDQEMSIQLPNEKMNPIVFIAVNPDDKKEIVIATHNNDIFLTKDEGANWDALAKSGELKK; translated from the coding sequence ATGAAAAAAATTAGGGTTTTCATGGGATTGTTAGCATTGGCCGCTATTTTGTCGGCTTGTAACAAAGAAAGTGAAACATATTTGTTTGGAAAAGTGAAAAATAGTAAGTTTGAACACTTGCATGGATTGGGATATATAAACGGTGGACCTGAAATTGTGATTTCAACCCATGATGGGCTCTACGAATATGACAAAGACGGATGGAAAGAAGCAAACAGCGAAAAGCATGATTATATGGGATTTCAAGCGATACGTGAAGGTTTTTTCTCAAGTGGTCATCCAGAACCAGGATCCGACTATAAAAATCCGCTTGGCCTTGTCAAAAGTACAAATCGAGGTGCGAGCTTTGATAAATTAGCATTTTACGGGGAAATTGATTTTCATTACCTTGCAGCGGGCTATGACTCAAACGCCATATATGTACTTAATGAAATGCCAACCGAAGAGATGACAGGGGGGCTACATTATACTTTGGATGAGGGAACCACTTGGAATGAGGCCACGATGAACGGATTCAATTCGGAATTCATCTCAAATTTGGCTGCTCATCCTTCGCAGAAAGAGATGATTGCAATCGGGAGTAAAGATGGCATATTCCTTTCAAAGGACTACGGTGAAAACTTTGAACTTTTTAATAACGTAAACATGGTTCTATCCGTGACTTTGACTGAAAATGGGGGGTACTATTCAAGCTATGAAAATGAAACAGTACAACTCAAAACATTTACATTTGGTAACGATCAAGAAATGTCTATTCAACTTCCCAATGAAAAAATGAATCCAATTGTCTTTATCGCAGTTAATCCGGATGATAAAAAAGAAATTGTCATTGCAACACATAATAATGATATTTTCCTGACAAAAGATGAAGGGGCTAATTGGGATGCACTTGCTAAAAGCGGTGAATTGAAGAAATAA
- a CDS encoding sulfite exporter TauE/SafE family protein: MYGLMSKVSQAITEPVTILIHSFEQYPIVVALLLGLVGAVAPCQLTGNMSAITLYGNRTIQMKDDMGEILFFIIGKVAVFSSLGLLVWFFGETFETSLTDYFPLFRKVIGPLIIVTGLVLIGILKLDFLRKLTMRIPTRLRNGKLGSFMLGASFSLAFCPTMFVLFFLWLMPLVVTTSYGFVLPAVFGVATSLPLIVLFFFIWFFDAKRIIMKRSMKTGRIVQRLAGAILIIIGIADTMTFWGI; the protein is encoded by the coding sequence ATGTATGGATTGATGTCGAAAGTCAGTCAAGCAATAACTGAACCAGTGACTATCCTTATACATTCCTTTGAACAATACCCTATTGTTGTTGCGCTACTTTTGGGCTTGGTAGGGGCGGTTGCTCCCTGCCAGCTGACAGGAAATATGAGTGCGATTACCTTGTATGGGAACCGGACGATTCAAATGAAGGATGACATGGGCGAAATTTTATTCTTTATTATTGGGAAAGTGGCTGTATTCAGTTCTCTAGGGTTACTCGTATGGTTCTTTGGTGAAACATTTGAAACCTCACTAACAGACTACTTTCCTTTGTTTCGTAAAGTAATAGGCCCGCTTATTATTGTTACCGGTCTTGTATTAATAGGAATTCTTAAGCTAGATTTCCTTCGAAAATTAACGATGCGAATTCCTACACGCTTACGAAATGGGAAATTAGGTTCTTTCATGTTGGGTGCAAGTTTTTCCCTTGCCTTCTGCCCAACAATGTTTGTGCTCTTTTTCTTATGGTTAATGCCATTGGTTGTAACAACTTCTTATGGTTTTGTATTACCTGCTGTTTTCGGTGTAGCAACATCGTTGCCACTTATTGTCCTATTTTTCTTCATATGGTTCTTTGATGCGAAGCGGATCATTATGAAGAGAAGCATGAAGACTGGCAGAATTGTGCAACGTTTGGCTGGTGCTATTCTTATTATTATAGGAATAGCTGATACAATGACTTTTTGGGGAATTTGA
- a CDS encoding cytochrome c biogenesis CcdA family protein — MLADLNLFLAFGAGLLNFLSPCTLPLYPAFISYITGMSLDEINTDKGKFRKSGIFHTIVFLIGFSAIFIFLGYSSSLIGTFFYQYQDLLRQIGAIFIVIFGLMILGVFTPSFLMKEKKLQFKNRPAGYFGTFLIGLAFAAGWTPCTGPITGAVFMMAAQNPGSGMWYMLVYVLGFAIPFFLLSIFITRVKWIQKYNRVITKVGGYLMIALGILLFFDGLTYIIIWLSPFFGGFMGF; from the coding sequence ATGTTGGCAGATTTGAACTTGTTTCTTGCGTTTGGTGCTGGTTTATTAAACTTTTTATCTCCGTGTACATTACCGCTATATCCAGCTTTCATATCTTATATTACGGGAATGTCGCTCGATGAAATTAATACGGATAAAGGGAAGTTTCGGAAAAGCGGAATCTTCCATACGATTGTTTTCCTCATCGGCTTTTCGGCTATCTTTATCTTTCTGGGATATAGCTCATCGCTTATTGGTACGTTTTTTTATCAGTACCAGGATTTGCTCCGACAAATAGGCGCGATTTTTATTGTCATATTTGGATTGATGATTCTAGGTGTCTTTACACCAAGTTTTCTTATGAAGGAGAAAAAATTACAGTTTAAGAATAGACCAGCCGGCTATTTTGGTACGTTCCTCATCGGGCTTGCGTTTGCAGCTGGATGGACTCCATGTACAGGACCAATCACGGGTGCTGTTTTCATGATGGCGGCACAAAATCCTGGATCTGGAATGTGGTATATGCTTGTCTATGTTTTAGGGTTTGCAATTCCGTTTTTCCTACTATCGATTTTTATCACTCGCGTTAAATGGATACAAAAATACAACCGAGTAATAACGAAGGTCGGGGGCTACCTTATGATTGCACTCGGTATTCTTCTTTTCTTCGATGGATTAACCTATATTATTATTTGGCTAAGTCCATTTTTTGGCGGGTTTATGGGATTCTGA
- a CDS encoding cytochrome c biogenesis protein ResB, with protein sequence MSKITCQCGHENPFGTVLCERCGRPQTEEAKKSKLVDMRYEGSARRSQTYKRSIIDKIWNFFSSVKIGVSIIIAVLATSALGTLFPQKLYVPASTDADIAAYYERLYGFAGVVYYKLGFYDMYNSWWFITLIGMLGTSIIIASIDRVIPLYKSLNKQRTKRHASFMRRQRIYGIGSVENVDDSLVKAEKKLKELRYNVKIEEGAILAEKGRFSRWGPYVNHTGLIIFLLGVLLRGLPGFYVDETLWLREGETRAIPGAPGYYLKNNQFILETYSKEDDAAFGQAIDRVGTIAKNYQSDVTLYREPENGIPGQSEQLDFVKDYSIIVNKPLNFDGFNVFQMDFRLDELKSMTFQLTEKASDTSLGEFTVDLINPEPIYRLGEGTYVELKDFYPDFDGIEDGEPKSKSPIPNNPAFIFKMVTPSKPDGEMSFVAIRQTLETEMNDYKATFVSAETRDVTGLVIRKDKTLYILLLGGIVFMIGVTQGSYWNHRRIWIQKAEGNEILLASHTNKNWFSLRKEIDQVQEYASLPKYEDREETESKLDDREGDFN encoded by the coding sequence ATGAGCAAAATCACATGCCAATGTGGACACGAAAACCCATTTGGTACAGTACTTTGTGAACGGTGTGGAAGGCCACAGACAGAAGAAGCAAAAAAAAGTAAACTTGTCGACATGAGGTACGAAGGTTCGGCAAGAAGATCGCAAACATATAAAAGGTCTATTATCGACAAAATTTGGAACTTTTTCTCTAGTGTTAAAATAGGTGTCAGTATTATTATTGCGGTTCTTGCTACGTCCGCACTCGGTACGCTTTTCCCGCAAAAGCTATATGTTCCAGCTTCGACGGATGCAGACATTGCCGCTTATTATGAACGCCTTTACGGCTTTGCCGGCGTCGTTTATTACAAACTTGGATTTTATGATATGTATAATAGCTGGTGGTTCATTACGCTAATTGGGATGCTCGGTACGTCAATCATCATTGCTAGCATCGATAGGGTTATTCCGTTATATAAATCATTAAATAAACAGCGCACTAAACGTCATGCTTCATTTATGAGAAGACAGCGTATTTACGGGATAGGCTCAGTCGAGAATGTGGATGATTCTCTCGTTAAAGCTGAAAAGAAACTGAAAGAGCTACGGTATAATGTGAAGATTGAAGAAGGTGCAATACTCGCGGAGAAAGGTCGCTTTTCTAGATGGGGTCCGTATGTCAATCATACTGGACTGATAATTTTTCTCCTCGGTGTTCTCCTTAGAGGCCTTCCGGGTTTTTATGTTGATGAAACGCTATGGCTTCGTGAAGGGGAGACGCGTGCAATCCCAGGAGCTCCAGGATACTATCTGAAAAACAATCAATTCATTCTTGAAACTTACTCAAAAGAAGATGATGCAGCGTTCGGTCAAGCAATAGACCGTGTTGGAACAATCGCGAAAAATTATCAATCGGATGTTACGTTGTATAGAGAACCTGAAAATGGGATTCCAGGCCAGTCTGAACAGTTGGATTTCGTCAAAGACTATTCAATCATCGTCAACAAACCGCTTAATTTTGATGGATTTAACGTTTTCCAGATGGATTTTCGTCTCGATGAACTGAAATCGATGACATTTCAATTAACCGAAAAAGCATCGGATACATCACTTGGTGAATTCACTGTGGATTTAATCAATCCCGAACCGATTTATCGACTAGGAGAGGGTACGTATGTGGAATTAAAAGATTTTTATCCGGATTTTGATGGTATTGAAGATGGCGAACCAAAATCAAAGTCTCCAATACCGAACAACCCTGCATTCATTTTTAAAATGGTGACTCCATCCAAGCCAGATGGCGAAATGAGTTTTGTGGCGATCCGTCAGACACTTGAAACGGAAATGAATGATTACAAAGCAACGTTTGTCAGCGCTGAAACACGGGACGTTACCGGGTTGGTAATACGGAAAGATAAAACGTTGTATATTTTGCTACTCGGTGGAATTGTTTTTATGATTGGTGTTACACAGGGGTCATATTGGAATCATAGAAGGATATGGATTCAAAAAGCAGAAGGGAACGAAATTCTCCTCGCAAGCCATACGAATAAAAACTGGTTCTCCTTGAGAAAAGAAATTGATCAAGTGCAAGAGTATGCGAGCTTACCAAAGTACGAGGACCGCGAGGAAACTGAGTCCAAATTGGACGACCGGGAAGGGGATTTTAACTAA
- the ccsB gene encoding c-type cytochrome biogenesis protein CcsB yields the protein MDLVSLSSNLLLVSFIAYLIATLFFGGAVKGAKSEQAYKNSRWGSFGITITIIGFLSHLGYFITRWIASGHAPVSNMFEFVTAFGMMIVGAFILLFYLYRTPSLGLFALPIAVVIIGYASMFPTEITPLIPALKSYWLTVHVITVVIGEAILAISAVAGLVLLLKTTDLTKRSKQRFWLESVIFTIILAVGFILSSSGFSISGYEAEFTFVNKDEQVEKITYNYPPLFGMNEYESLTDGVMKPWGEMPAIVNAKTLTTFVWSLLTGTVLYLLLRLLLRRPIATLFQPFARKANTQLMDEIGYRAVLIGFPVFTLGALVFAMIWAHEAWSRFWGWDPKEVWALITWLFYAAFLHLRLSRGWEGEKSAWLAVIGFIIIMFNLIAVNLIIAGLHSYA from the coding sequence ATGGATTTAGTATCATTAAGCTCGAATTTACTATTAGTCTCATTTATCGCTTATCTTATCGCAACGCTTTTTTTCGGCGGGGCAGTAAAAGGCGCAAAATCAGAACAAGCATATAAAAATAGCAGGTGGGGAAGTTTTGGCATAACCATTACAATTATTGGGTTCCTTTCGCATTTAGGCTATTTTATTACACGATGGATTGCTTCCGGACATGCGCCGGTTAGTAATATGTTTGAATTTGTGACTGCTTTTGGAATGATGATAGTAGGGGCTTTCATATTACTTTTTTATTTGTACAGAACGCCGTCACTTGGTCTGTTTGCATTGCCGATTGCTGTTGTTATTATCGGCTACGCAAGTATGTTCCCAACAGAAATAACACCGCTTATTCCCGCGTTGAAAAGCTACTGGTTAACGGTGCACGTCATTACGGTTGTAATTGGCGAAGCAATACTAGCGATAAGTGCGGTTGCGGGACTCGTTTTGCTATTGAAAACTACAGATTTAACTAAGAGATCGAAACAACGCTTTTGGTTGGAGTCAGTGATTTTCACGATAATTTTAGCTGTTGGATTCATCCTTTCATCTTCCGGATTTTCGATTTCAGGATACGAGGCGGAATTTACATTCGTTAATAAAGATGAACAAGTGGAGAAGATTACCTATAATTATCCACCACTATTCGGAATGAATGAATATGAATCCCTTACTGATGGGGTTATGAAACCATGGGGTGAAATGCCTGCCATTGTGAATGCGAAAACATTAACGACATTCGTGTGGTCATTGTTAACAGGAACTGTCCTTTATTTACTTCTCCGTCTACTATTGCGCCGACCAATTGCAACGTTGTTCCAGCCGTTTGCTAGAAAAGCAAACACTCAACTAATGGATGAGATAGGCTATCGCGCCGTCCTTATTGGATTCCCGGTATTTACACTTGGTGCACTGGTCTTTGCGATGATTTGGGCACACGAAGCGTGGTCTAGGTTCTGGGGATGGGATCCAAAAGAAGTTTGGGCACTAATTACATGGCTTTTTTATGCGGCTTTTCTACATTTACGTCTATCACGTGGATGGGAAGGCGAAAAATCTGCGTGGCTTGCGGTTATTGGCTTCATCATCATCATGTTTAACTTAATTGCCGTGAACCTAATCATTGCAGGATTACATTCATACGCATGA
- a CDS encoding ZIP family metal transporter: MTDFFATLSPVNQALIATFFTWGMTAIGAALVFTTKTINQKLMDGMLGFAGGVMIAASFWSLLSPAIEMAESSSLPSWFPAAVGFLLGGFFLWAADKVIPHVHPTSQMKEAEGINPANKRRSTLLVLAITLHNIPEGLAIGVAFGAVAAGFPSATLPAAIALAVGIGIQNFPEGTAVSMPLRRDGMSRRKSFLYGQFSGMVEPISAVVGVLAVSLMEPLLPFALSFAAGAMIFVVVEEVIPGSQENGNRDLASVCLMIGFTVMMILDVAFG, encoded by the coding sequence ATGACTGATTTTTTCGCAACGCTAAGTCCGGTAAACCAGGCTTTAATAGCTACCTTTTTCACGTGGGGTATGACTGCGATTGGGGCTGCTTTAGTGTTCACAACGAAGACGATAAACCAAAAGCTTATGGATGGAATGTTAGGCTTCGCTGGCGGGGTTATGATTGCTGCAAGTTTTTGGTCGTTGCTTTCGCCTGCAATTGAAATGGCAGAAAGTAGTTCTTTACCGTCGTGGTTTCCAGCAGCTGTTGGATTTTTATTAGGTGGCTTTTTCCTGTGGGCGGCTGACAAGGTCATTCCGCACGTGCACCCTACTTCCCAAATGAAAGAGGCAGAGGGAATAAATCCTGCAAATAAGCGACGGAGCACTCTGCTTGTTCTTGCCATTACGCTTCACAACATACCCGAGGGACTTGCGATTGGAGTTGCCTTTGGCGCTGTAGCCGCAGGTTTTCCGTCTGCTACTTTGCCAGCAGCGATTGCTTTAGCCGTTGGTATAGGGATTCAGAACTTTCCCGAGGGTACAGCTGTATCAATGCCTTTACGAAGAGATGGAATGTCTCGTCGGAAAAGCTTCTTATATGGTCAGTTCTCGGGAATGGTTGAGCCTATTTCTGCCGTGGTAGGGGTTCTGGCTGTTTCGCTGATGGAACCACTTCTACCATTCGCTTTAAGTTTTGCAGCAGGGGCGATGATTTTTGTAGTAGTAGAAGAAGTTATTCCAGGTTCTCAAGAAAACGGAAATAGAGATCTAGCATCGGTCTGCTTAATGATTGGATTTACAGTAATGATGATATTGGACGTAGCATTTGGATAA
- a CDS encoding four-helix bundle copper-binding protein, with product MNTKYEECLKACLECLEACNACFDACLKEEDIKMMADCIRLDRECADICAFAAQAITRNSPFTHQILELCAEVCERCAEECAKHDHDHCQRCAEACRKCAEACRQMVA from the coding sequence ATGAATACGAAATACGAAGAATGCCTGAAAGCATGTTTGGAATGTCTGGAAGCATGTAACGCTTGTTTTGATGCGTGCCTAAAAGAGGAAGACATTAAGATGATGGCTGATTGTATCCGCTTGGACCGTGAATGTGCAGATATATGCGCGTTTGCAGCACAAGCCATTACCCGCAATAGCCCATTTACGCATCAGATTTTAGAACTATGTGCAGAAGTTTGTGAACGTTGCGCGGAAGAGTGCGCTAAACATGACCATGATCATTGCCAACGCTGTGCTGAAGCTTGCAGGAAATGTGCTGAGGCATGCCGACAAATGGTAGCTTAA
- a CDS encoding YdhK family protein, with product MKRQLLLLGVAIIIGLSGCRNNAGNEKSPTNNNEPKQEDMQMEMNHSGSGEVPENLKAAENPTYKVGSQAIIKTDHMEGMEGAVATIVGAYDTTAYTISYTPVTGEERVENHKWVVREEIKDAGDKTFEPGTEVTVEADHMKGMKGAIAVIDSSEKTTVYMIDYTPATGGDEVKNHKWVTEGELSAK from the coding sequence ATGAAAAGGCAATTACTTTTGTTAGGTGTTGCTATAATTATTGGTTTAAGTGGATGCAGAAACAATGCGGGTAACGAAAAAAGTCCAACCAACAATAATGAACCTAAACAGGAAGACATGCAAATGGAGATGAATCATTCCGGCTCCGGTGAAGTCCCTGAGAACTTGAAAGCGGCAGAAAATCCAACCTATAAAGTCGGAAGCCAAGCAATCATTAAAACTGACCATATGGAAGGCATGGAAGGTGCTGTAGCAACAATCGTGGGTGCTTACGACACTACAGCTTACACTATATCGTATACACCAGTAACTGGCGAGGAAAGAGTGGAAAACCACAAATGGGTTGTTCGAGAAGAGATTAAAGATGCTGGTGACAAAACTTTTGAACCAGGAACTGAAGTAACCGTAGAGGCGGACCATATGAAAGGGATGAAAGGAGCAATAGCAGTAATAGATTCATCCGAAAAAACTACTGTCTATATGATTGATTACACTCCAGCTACCGGCGGTGACGAAGTTAAAAATCATAAATGGGTAACGGAAGGTGAACTTTCTGCTAAATAA
- a CDS encoding heavy metal translocating P-type ATPase, which yields MSTEKNVYRLQGLSCMSCAAKFEKNIREIDSVKDIQLNFGASKLTVMGDASVEQLEKAGAFDGIKVYPEKQRIVEEKEPFWKKRENKTTIASLFLLILGFVTSSVAGDGSTSSILLFATAILVGGYNLLKVGLRNLTKLEFDMNTLMTIAVIGAVIIGEWKEGALVVFLFAVSEALESYSIDKARNSIRSLMDIAPNTAIIRRGNNELEVDVEDIQIDDIMIIKPGQKLAMDGEVIKGNSSINQAAITGESVPVHKVSGDEVFAGTINGEGSLEVRVTKRVEDTTIAKIIHLVEEAQAEKAPSQQFVDRFAKYYTPAIMIISIFIIVIPPLFLGGVWSEWFYRGLVVLVVGCPCALVISTPVAIVTAIGNAARNGVLIKGGIHLEETGRLKVVAFDKTGTLTQGMPEVTDLVSLADMSTDEILRVSASVEKFSQHPLASAIIRNAEKHNLELMPVDDFQSITGKGAKASINNDVVHIGSPNMFKELLTLPEEYEHQIETLQKEGKTVMLVGIGNEVKGLIAVADQVRDSSLTIIKKLYQLGIKKTIMLTGDNLATANAIGNQLGLSEVKAELMPQDKLDTIKSLRNQFGKVAMVGDGVNDAPALASATVGIAMGGAGTDTALETADIALMADDLEKLPYTIGLSRKTLNIILQNVSFALGIKVVALLLVIPGWLTLWMAIFADVGATIIVVLNSLRLMRSKY from the coding sequence ATGAGTACGGAGAAAAATGTTTATCGACTACAAGGACTATCCTGTATGAGTTGCGCGGCTAAATTCGAAAAAAACATTCGTGAGATTGATTCGGTTAAGGATATCCAATTGAATTTCGGTGCATCCAAATTAACTGTAATGGGAGATGCATCTGTCGAGCAGTTAGAAAAAGCCGGTGCATTCGATGGAATTAAAGTTTATCCTGAAAAGCAACGAATTGTTGAAGAGAAAGAGCCATTCTGGAAAAAACGCGAAAACAAAACGACCATTGCTTCACTATTCCTTCTGATTCTTGGCTTTGTAACATCTTCGGTCGCGGGAGATGGTAGCACATCATCCATCCTTCTTTTTGCTACAGCCATTCTTGTCGGTGGATATAATCTGCTTAAAGTTGGGCTTCGCAACCTGACTAAATTGGAATTTGATATGAATACACTGATGACAATTGCCGTGATTGGTGCAGTCATAATCGGTGAATGGAAAGAAGGAGCTCTAGTAGTCTTTCTTTTTGCAGTAAGTGAAGCTCTTGAAAGTTATTCAATTGATAAGGCTCGAAATTCAATCCGCTCTCTAATGGATATTGCACCCAATACTGCAATTATCAGACGCGGGAATAATGAACTTGAAGTTGATGTTGAAGATATCCAGATTGACGATATTATGATTATCAAACCCGGTCAGAAGCTAGCCATGGACGGAGAAGTAATAAAGGGAAACTCGTCCATCAATCAGGCAGCCATAACCGGAGAATCCGTTCCTGTCCATAAAGTTTCTGGTGACGAGGTATTTGCAGGAACAATAAACGGCGAAGGTTCATTAGAAGTACGTGTGACAAAACGAGTAGAAGATACTACAATCGCCAAAATTATCCACTTAGTAGAGGAAGCTCAAGCAGAAAAGGCACCTTCCCAGCAGTTTGTAGATAGATTCGCTAAATACTACACGCCGGCAATAATGATCATTTCCATTTTCATTATTGTTATCCCGCCTCTATTTTTAGGGGGAGTATGGAGCGAGTGGTTTTATAGAGGACTCGTCGTACTTGTTGTAGGATGTCCGTGTGCATTGGTCATTTCAACTCCTGTTGCAATTGTGACGGCGATTGGAAATGCAGCACGGAACGGCGTGCTCATTAAAGGTGGAATCCATTTAGAAGAAACCGGACGTTTGAAAGTAGTGGCGTTTGATAAAACCGGGACATTGACACAAGGTATGCCAGAAGTAACGGATCTCGTTTCGTTGGCGGATATGAGCACCGACGAAATTCTTCGTGTCTCAGCATCAGTTGAGAAATTCTCACAGCATCCATTAGCTTCTGCTATCATTAGAAATGCCGAAAAACATAATTTAGAATTAATGCCTGTTGACGATTTTCAATCAATAACGGGCAAAGGTGCCAAAGCATCTATTAACAATGATGTTGTCCATATTGGAAGTCCTAATATGTTCAAAGAGTTGCTAACACTGCCTGAGGAATACGAACACCAAATTGAAACGCTTCAAAAAGAGGGCAAAACAGTAATGTTGGTAGGTATCGGAAATGAAGTAAAAGGCTTGATTGCAGTTGCCGATCAGGTTAGAGACAGCAGTTTGACAATTATAAAAAAACTGTATCAATTAGGAATTAAAAAAACGATTATGCTTACAGGAGATAATCTAGCTACAGCGAATGCTATTGGCAATCAACTCGGCCTTTCTGAAGTAAAAGCAGAATTGATGCCCCAAGATAAATTGGACACAATCAAGTCTCTCCGAAATCAATTCGGAAAGGTGGCAATGGTTGGTGATGGTGTCAACGATGCCCCGGCTTTAGCAAGTGCGACCGTAGGAATTGCAATGGGTGGAGCGGGTACTGACACAGCTCTGGAGACCGCAGACATTGCATTAATGGCTGACGACTTAGAAAAGTTACCTTATACTATAGGTCTAAGCCGGAAAACCCTAAATATTATTTTGCAGAATGTTTCGTTCGCATTAGGTATTAAGGTAGTCGCCTTACTGTTGGTCATTCCCGGTTGGTTAACATTATGGATGGCGATTTTCGCAGATGTGGGTGCTACCATAATCGTTGTATTGAATTCACTTCGATTAATGCGATCAAAGTACTAA
- a CDS encoding metalloregulator ArsR/SmtB family transcription factor: MTEKIKEHIQSIPTDTCDTYCYHETVVNRVNERIDEISGVEMLFKALADANRLKVAYALTLEEEMCVCDVANVLETSTANASHHLRYLRDMGLTTYRKEGKLVFYSLVDECVRQLVNIALEHSKEGWHK; this comes from the coding sequence ATGACGGAAAAAATAAAAGAACATATTCAATCTATCCCAACGGATACGTGTGATACCTATTGTTATCACGAAACAGTCGTTAACCGCGTAAATGAAAGGATTGATGAAATCAGTGGCGTCGAAATGCTGTTTAAAGCCCTTGCAGATGCCAATCGCTTGAAAGTCGCTTATGCATTGACGTTAGAAGAGGAAATGTGCGTCTGCGATGTCGCCAATGTATTAGAAACGTCCACCGCAAATGCTTCCCACCACTTACGTTATTTACGTGACATGGGGCTGACCACATACAGAAAAGAAGGAAAACTTGTTTTCTATTCCTTAGTTGACGAATGTGTTCGTCAATTAGTAAATATTGCGCTTGAACATTCGAAAGAGGGGTGGCATAAATGA
- a CDS encoding SCO family protein, translating to MRKVLFLTLLISTVVFSACGKKEFIAETDWKVEDFSAINQENQKVDLADLEGEVWIADFIFTNCATVCPPMTMNKAGLQQALKDENINNVRLVSFSVDPEFDTPEVLKEYATAFDVDQSNWDFLTGYNQEDVVELAKSSFKAIVQPDPNSNQVTHGTSFYLVNPDGIVVKNYSGFSDVPYEEIVEDVKLLITKE from the coding sequence ATGAGGAAAGTTTTGTTTTTGACTTTGCTCATTTCAACTGTGGTTTTCAGTGCGTGCGGAAAAAAAGAGTTTATAGCGGAGACAGACTGGAAAGTGGAGGATTTCTCAGCCATTAACCAAGAAAACCAGAAGGTTGATTTAGCCGATTTAGAGGGAGAAGTTTGGATTGCTGATTTTATATTTACAAATTGTGCCACGGTATGTCCACCTATGACAATGAATAAGGCGGGACTTCAACAAGCATTGAAGGATGAAAATATAAATAACGTTCGTTTGGTTTCGTTTTCTGTAGATCCTGAATTTGATACACCAGAAGTTTTAAAGGAATATGCAACTGCTTTTGACGTTGACCAATCGAATTGGGATTTTCTAACGGGGTATAATCAGGAGGATGTCGTTGAACTTGCCAAATCATCATTTAAAGCAATTGTTCAGCCAGATCCAAATTCAAACCAAGTTACTCATGGTACGAGCTTTTACTTGGTGAACCCAGACGGAATAGTTGTCAAAAATTATAGTGGTTTTTCCGATGTTCCATACGAGGAAATTGTTGAAGATGTTAAACTGCTGATTACAAAGGAGTAA